The following proteins are encoded in a genomic region of Palaemon carinicauda isolate YSFRI2023 chromosome 19, ASM3689809v2, whole genome shotgun sequence:
- the LOC137659275 gene encoding cuticle protein AM1159-like — MDSTSLKLSGDFYDNFKLSKTENNPRASRSPKKSHPTHLSVPLKFVAALLVASVVADKVPFTNPRLATILKNEQHTPDEFGNHNSDFETENGIEVHISGSQGESGGANVIGSWSYVQDDGSLASLKFVADEFGYQPESDLLPVAPHFPHPIPQFVLDQIEFARLEDERRAREGFSAED, encoded by the exons ATGGATTCAACATCTTTGAAACTGTCTGGGGATTTTTATGATAACTTCAAGTTGAGCAAAACCGAGAACAATCCAAGAGCTTCAAGGTCACCTAAAAAG TCTCACCCAACCCATCTCTCTGTCCCTCTCAAGTTCGTAGCCGCCCTCCTCGTGGCCTCAGTCGTGGCAGACAAGGTGCCCTTCACCAACCCGAGGTTGGCCACCATCCTCAAGAACGAACAACACACCCCGGACGAGTTCGGAAACCACAACAGCGACTTCGAGACCGAGAACGGAATCGAGGTTCACATCTCGGGATCACAGGGAGAGTCCGGAGGCGCCAATGTCATTGGCTCATGGAG CTACGTCCAGGACGACGGTAGCCTCGCCAGCCTCAAGTTCGTGGCCGACGAGTTCGGATACCAGCCTGAGTCTGACCTTCTGCCCGTGGCCCCACACTTCCCCCACCCCATCccacagttcgtcctcgaccagatcgagtTCGCCAGACTCGAGGACGAGCGAAGAGCCCGAGAAGGATTCAGCGCCGAAGATTAG
- the LOC137658356 gene encoding cuticle protein AMP4-like gives MKLILIASLVAAVTMADERPLASPVIAILKNEQHTPDEFGNHNSDFEAANGIEVHISGSQGESGGANVIGSWSYPLEDGTIASLKFVADENGYQPESDLLPVAPHFPHPIPQFVLDQIEFARLEDERRARAGISAEE, from the exons ATGAAACTG ATCCTTATTGCCTCCCTTGTAGCAGCCGTTACTATGGCTGACGAGCGGCCCTTGGCGAGCCCGGTTATCGCCATCCTGAAGAACGAACAACACACCCCAGATGAGTTCGGAAATCACAACAGCGACTTTGAAGCCGCAAATGGAATCGAAGTCCACATCTCGGGATCCCAGGGAGAGAGTGGCGGAGCCAATGTCATTGGATCATGGAG CTACCCTCTGGAAGATGGAACCATCGCCAGCCTCAAGTTCGTGGCCGACGAGAACGGATACCAGCCCGAGTCTGACCTCCTGCCCGTGGCCCCACACTTCCCCCACCCCATCCCACAGTTTGTCCTCGACCAGATCGAGTTCGCCAGACTCGAAGACGAACGAAGGGCCCGAGCAGGAATCAGTGCTGAAGAATAA
- the LOC137658357 gene encoding cuticle protein AMP4-like isoform X1, whose amino-acid sequence MKQQVLFAVLFVAMTTADNLPQTSPVIAILKNEQHTPDEFGNHNSDFEAANGIEVHISGSQGENGGANVIGSWSYVQDDGTIASLKFVADENGYQPESDLLPVAPHFPHPIPQFVLDQIEFARLEDERRAREGISARNKSCFGILTNFIYGGEDSSGLYSILFL is encoded by the exons ATGAAGCAG CAGGTTCTTTTCGCCGTCCTCTTTGTCGCCATGACAACAGCCGACAACCTCCCCCAGACCAGCCCGGTCATCGCCATCCTAAAGAACGAACAACACACCCCGGATGAGTTCGGAAACCACAACAGCGACTTCGAAGCCGCAAACGGAATCGAAGTCCACATCTCGGGATCCCAGGGAGAGAATGGTGGAGCCAATGTCATCGGATCTTGGAG CTACGTCCAGGACGATGGAACCATCGCCAGCCTCAAGTTCGTGGCCGACGAGAACGGATACCAGCCCGAGTCTGACCTCCTGCCCGTGGCTCCACACTTCCCCCACCCCATCCCACAGTTTGTCCTCGACCAGATCGAGTTCGCCAGACTCGAGGACGAGCGAAGGGCCCGAGAAGGAATCAGCGCGAGGAATAAATCGTGTTTCGGAATTCTGACTAATTTCATATATGGAGGCGAAGATTCTTCCGGATTGTATAGTATTCTATTTTTATAG
- the LOC137658357 gene encoding cuticle protein AMP4-like isoform X2 codes for MKQVLFAVLFVAMTTADNLPQTSPVIAILKNEQHTPDEFGNHNSDFEAANGIEVHISGSQGENGGANVIGSWSYVQDDGTIASLKFVADENGYQPESDLLPVAPHFPHPIPQFVLDQIEFARLEDERRAREGISARNKSCFGILTNFIYGGEDSSGLYSILFL; via the exons ATGAAGCAG GTTCTTTTCGCCGTCCTCTTTGTCGCCATGACAACAGCCGACAACCTCCCCCAGACCAGCCCGGTCATCGCCATCCTAAAGAACGAACAACACACCCCGGATGAGTTCGGAAACCACAACAGCGACTTCGAAGCCGCAAACGGAATCGAAGTCCACATCTCGGGATCCCAGGGAGAGAATGGTGGAGCCAATGTCATCGGATCTTGGAG CTACGTCCAGGACGATGGAACCATCGCCAGCCTCAAGTTCGTGGCCGACGAGAACGGATACCAGCCCGAGTCTGACCTCCTGCCCGTGGCTCCACACTTCCCCCACCCCATCCCACAGTTTGTCCTCGACCAGATCGAGTTCGCCAGACTCGAGGACGAGCGAAGGGCCCGAGAAGGAATCAGCGCGAGGAATAAATCGTGTTTCGGAATTCTGACTAATTTCATATATGGAGGCGAAGATTCTTCCGGATTGTATAGTATTCTATTTTTATAG